Part of the Lagenorhynchus albirostris chromosome 19, mLagAlb1.1, whole genome shotgun sequence genome, AGGGTGGCCCGGGCGGCAGGTGGCCAGGGTGGCACAGTGGGAAGTGTGCAGCTGGCGACACGTGTCAcagcagagggtggggagggcgCCAGGGCCCAGGCAGCTGTGTGTCTGGTAGCCGGGGGGCTCGGGGACTCGGGGGGGGCTGGCCTGCTCAGGGGCTCCAGGGGCTTGGGGGGCGGCCAGGTCTCCGGGCCGACTGAGCAGCTCTTGGCGCagtgagaggagggagaaggcctCGGCCTCGGGCTCCTCCTCCGAGGCCGGGCTGCTGGCCTCAGcctcccaggccccgccccccacaCCCCACAGTCTGGCGCTCTGCTCCCAGAACAGAGGCTGGCAGGCTAGCTCCGAGGGGGGTGAGTCGGGGCCTGGCGAGGGTCCCCCGTATAGGCTGGTCTCATCTGAGCCCTCATCCTCCTGCAGGTCCCGGTACAGGTCCAGCCGGGCCTGGCACCGGGCCGGGGAGCCACGGGGGGGAACAGGTGGCGGCTCTTCTTCGCGGGCTAGTCGCTGCTGCAGCCAGGCCACGCAGGAGGCCACATCCGCGCTGGCCCGCCGTGCCTGCAGCAGCTCCTCGGCTGGCAGCATGCTGGTGCCCAGCTGCGCCAGCACCTCGCCCAGGATCTCACACTCCAGCCGCAGGGCAAAGCAGCCCAGGGCCACCTGCACAAGCTGGCGGGCGGGGGGCAGGGCAGCCACCATAAGGCGGTGGTCGTCCCTGCGCACATAGCCCATCTTCTGGAAGCTCTGGATGAGGAGGTCCTCCGAGAGTGCGCCCTTCAGCACGTGCACGTAGCCCCCCGAGAAAGTCTGCAAGGGAGGGGGCCGGTCGGCGGCAGCCCACCCTCCCACAGACCTGCCCCCGCCTCAGCTGCACTCCCTTGCTTTGGGGGCCACCATCCTCACCCCAGGGGGCGGCATGGCCCCAAGGCGGTCTGGGATGTGCTGACGCTCCCTCCAGAGGAGCTGTTTAAAAACATACatgctgggagttccctggtggtcttgtggttaggatttggcactttcactgctggggcctgggttcagtccccggtcggggaactgag contains:
- the SPATA2L gene encoding spermatogenesis-associated protein 2-like protein isoform X2; the encoded protein is MGSSSLSEDYRLCLERELRRGRAGVCGDPSLRAVLWHILVEDFDLHGALQDDALALLSDGLWGRADLAPALRGLARAFELLELAAVHLYLLPWRKEFTTIKTFSGGYVHVLKGALSEDLLIQSFQKMGYVRRDDHRLMVAALPPARQLVQVALGCFALRLECEILGEVLAQLGTSMLPAEELLQARRASADVASCVAWLQQRLAREEEPPPVPPRGSPARCQARLDLYRDLQEDEGSDETSLYGGPSPGPDSPPSELACQPLFWEQSARLWGVGGGAWEAEASSPASEEEPEAEAFSLLSLRQELLSRPGDLAAPQAPGAPEQASPPRVPEPPGYQTHSCLGPGALPTLCCDTCRQLHTSHCATLATCRPGHPLRALHGNHQRRLWLQRAQVDTLLYDAPRPAWP